A single Tenacibaculum sp. 190524A02b DNA region contains:
- a CDS encoding TPM domain-containing protein, whose protein sequence is MKIIQLLLISLTISLVSCKLTVSERNTKKTIPFFDFNSVEKYKQSKLTGQIVNDYSNILNPSQKRQLTSLISNYYKKTTRQIALVTVNNIESYTDIRKFSTDLGNYWGIGSAEKNNGILIVFCNPCKQIRIATGLDTQKVLTDDICSTILNNNMIPYFKEGKFYEGFENGITELIKQWK, encoded by the coding sequence ATGAAAATTATTCAACTTTTACTTATTTCACTTACAATTTCTCTTGTTTCTTGTAAGCTCACGGTTTCTGAAAGGAACACTAAAAAGACTATTCCTTTTTTTGACTTTAATTCTGTAGAAAAATACAAACAAAGTAAATTAACAGGCCAAATTGTTAATGATTATAGTAATATTCTTAATCCTTCTCAAAAACGGCAATTAACGAGTTTAATTAGTAACTATTATAAAAAAACGACACGTCAAATAGCTTTAGTTACCGTTAATAATATTGAATCTTACACGGATATTAGAAAGTTTAGTACTGATTTAGGAAACTATTGGGGCATAGGAAGTGCTGAAAAAAACAACGGTATTTTAATCGTTTTTTGTAATCCTTGTAAACAAATAAGAATTGCTACTGGACTAGATACCCAAAAGGTTTTAACAGACGACATTTGTAGCACTATACTTAACAATAATATGATTCCTTATTTTAAGGAAGGTAAATTTTATGAGGGTTTTGAAAACGGGATTACTGAATTAATTAAACAATGGAAATAA
- a CDS encoding DUF819 domain-containing protein has translation MNNQPLFTNDAIVFGILMISLGFVFYTENQKSGFWHKFYKIVPGLFMAYFIPAIFTTLGVIAPEWESLDKAGEVVVKNKSQLYYVASRFLLPAALVLMTLSIDLKAIFNLGSKALIMFFTGTVGIIIGGPIAILLISIFSPETVGGADFDAVWRGLSTLAGSWIGGGANQTAMLEIYQYNPSKYGGMVFVDIVVANIWMAILLIGIGKKDKIDAWLKADTSAIEELKEKVVNFTQSVKRNPTLTDIMIMLAIAFGTVGFGHFASKYLSTFFADITKGITSPTWRNIFSFLGSGFFWLISISTIVAIALSFTKAKNYEGAGASKLGSVFIYILVATIGMKMDLTMIFDNVGLIAIGLVWMSIHAGLLILVAKLIKAPYFFLAVGSQANVGGAASAPIVASAFHPSLATVGVLLAVFGYAIGTIGAILCTILMELSATI, from the coding sequence ATGAACAATCAACCTTTATTTACCAATGACGCCATTGTTTTTGGTATTTTAATGATTTCTTTAGGCTTCGTTTTTTATACAGAAAATCAAAAATCAGGATTTTGGCACAAGTTTTATAAAATAGTACCAGGCTTATTTATGGCCTATTTTATCCCAGCTATTTTTACCACATTAGGCGTTATAGCTCCAGAGTGGGAAAGCTTAGATAAAGCAGGAGAAGTAGTAGTAAAAAACAAGTCGCAATTATACTATGTAGCAAGTCGTTTCTTATTACCAGCAGCGTTGGTACTAATGACGTTAAGTATTGATTTAAAAGCTATTTTTAATTTAGGTTCTAAAGCATTAATTATGTTTTTTACAGGAACCGTGGGTATTATTATTGGAGGTCCTATAGCCATTTTATTAATCTCTATTTTTTCTCCTGAAACCGTTGGAGGCGCTGATTTTGATGCTGTATGGAGAGGACTGTCTACATTAGCAGGAAGTTGGATTGGAGGAGGCGCTAATCAAACAGCCATGTTAGAAATTTATCAATACAATCCTTCAAAATACGGAGGAATGGTATTTGTTGATATCGTTGTAGCCAATATATGGATGGCCATTTTATTAATAGGAATTGGTAAAAAAGATAAAATAGATGCTTGGTTAAAAGCAGATACTTCAGCTATTGAAGAATTAAAAGAAAAAGTAGTAAACTTTACCCAAAGTGTAAAAAGAAATCCAACATTAACTGACATCATGATTATGTTAGCCATTGCATTTGGAACCGTTGGATTTGGACATTTTGCTTCAAAATATTTAAGTACATTTTTTGCAGATATAACCAAAGGCATAACTTCACCAACATGGCGAAATATATTCTCTTTCTTAGGCTCAGGTTTCTTTTGGTTAATCAGTATTTCAACTATAGTAGCTATAGCATTATCTTTTACCAAAGCTAAAAACTATGAAGGAGCAGGAGCTAGTAAATTGGGTAGTGTATTTATTTACATATTAGTAGCTACTATTGGAATGAAAATGGACTTAACCATGATTTTTGATAATGTAGGCTTAATAGCTATAGGGTTGGTTTGGATGTCTATACATGCAGGGTTGTTAATCTTAGTAGCCAAATTAATTAAAGCACCTTATTTCTTTTTAGCAGTAGGAAGTCAAGCAAATGTAGGAGGTGCAGCTTCGGCACCTATAGTAGCTTCAGCGTTTCACCCATCGTTAGCAACAGTAGGTGTTTTACTAGCCGTTTTTGGGTATGCTATTGGTACCATTGGAGCTATTCTGTGTACAATTTTAATGGAATTATCAGCCACAATTTAA
- a CDS encoding polysaccharide deacetylase family protein, producing MVSITIDDIPNAINFKKNKYQSLLLNKLDALKIPIAVFVNEVLIYSTETTTKNFDLLDQWAQRDYITLGNHTFNHARYSDLGLEAYKDEIIKGEAISKQLAKKYNKSLTHFRFPYNDLGKDSIQQTQIKNYLTKKGYHITPFTIESSDWMYNFVYEYYLTKNNLQKAKEIGEAYINKTLAYFDFFEALAQKDYQRPIKQIYLCHDNTLNADYLPQLITALKQKGYSFISLDNALTDTIYQQKTNYYQKWGVSWLYRWEIAEKDRYKNMREQPSTTTIQKLYNSILKEMNK from the coding sequence ATGGTATCTATTACCATTGACGATATACCTAATGCTATCAACTTTAAAAAGAACAAGTATCAATCACTCCTTTTAAACAAACTGGATGCTTTGAAAATACCCATTGCTGTTTTTGTAAATGAAGTGCTTATCTATAGTACGGAAACAACTACCAAAAACTTTGATCTTTTGGATCAATGGGCTCAAAGAGATTATATAACCTTAGGAAATCATACCTTTAATCATGCTAGGTATTCTGATTTAGGGCTTGAAGCTTATAAAGATGAAATTATAAAGGGAGAAGCCATTTCTAAACAGCTTGCTAAAAAATATAATAAATCACTTACACATTTTAGGTTTCCGTATAATGATTTAGGAAAAGACTCTATTCAGCAAACTCAAATAAAAAATTATTTAACTAAAAAAGGCTATCATATTACACCTTTTACTATTGAGAGTTCTGATTGGATGTATAATTTTGTTTATGAGTATTACTTAACTAAAAACAACCTACAAAAAGCCAAAGAAATTGGAGAGGCTTATATAAATAAAACCTTAGCGTATTTTGATTTTTTTGAAGCCTTAGCACAAAAGGATTACCAGCGTCCTATAAAGCAAATTTATCTTTGTCATGATAATACTTTGAATGCCGATTATTTACCTCAACTAATCACTGCTTTAAAACAGAAAGGATATTCTTTTATTAGTTTAGACAATGCTTTAACTGATACAATTTACCAACAAAAAACAAATTATTATCAAAAATGGGGTGTTTCTTGGTTATACAGATGGGAAATTGCTGAAAAAGATCGTTATAAAAACATGAGGGAACAGCCTTCTACAACAACTATTCAAAAGTTATATAATAGCATTTTAAAAGAGATGAATAAATAG
- a CDS encoding AraC family transcriptional regulator: MPIDNIPELYFNTNKPKPNLFVYDLKMTEDSIKTKVNLNMHMFSFLQTGKKQVHFANTSAFVNNNQSILIKKGNCLWSELLDKDTIYFCKLFFFSEENLKEFLNKQMIKSKEKKVKSSSFFTIDNDEYLGYYFNSLTTITNKRSTFSNALLSIKFEELLMYLLSKYGARFENYLISLVTPETSSFKKSIEQNIFTPLSLEEIAFLCNMSLSTFKRHFLKEYNISPGKWFREQRLLKAKELLEQGNLTSSDIYLNLGYNNLSNFSNAFKTRFGINPTQV; the protein is encoded by the coding sequence ATGCCTATAGACAACATACCTGAACTCTATTTCAATACAAATAAACCTAAACCTAATTTATTTGTATACGACTTAAAAATGACCGAAGATTCTATAAAAACTAAGGTCAATTTAAACATGCATATGTTTAGTTTTTTACAAACTGGCAAAAAACAAGTTCATTTTGCTAACACCTCAGCATTCGTTAATAATAATCAATCTATTCTTATAAAAAAGGGAAATTGTTTATGGAGTGAGTTGTTGGATAAAGATACTATTTACTTCTGTAAACTTTTCTTTTTTTCTGAAGAGAATCTTAAGGAGTTTTTAAATAAACAAATGATTAAGTCTAAAGAAAAAAAGGTAAAATCTTCATCTTTTTTCACCATTGATAATGATGAATATTTAGGCTATTATTTTAACTCATTAACTACCATTACTAACAAACGTTCTACTTTTTCAAACGCTTTATTGTCTATTAAATTTGAAGAGCTTTTAATGTATTTATTGAGTAAATATGGAGCTCGTTTTGAAAACTATTTAATCTCTTTAGTTACCCCAGAAACATCTTCATTTAAAAAAAGCATTGAGCAAAATATTTTTACACCTTTATCTTTAGAAGAAATTGCTTTTTTGTGTAATATGAGTCTCTCAACTTTTAAACGTCATTTTTTAAAAGAGTATAACATTTCTCCTGGTAAATGGTTTCGTGAGCAACGTTTATTAAAGGCTAAAGAATTATTAGAACAAGGAAATCTAACTTCTTCTGATATTTATTTAAATCTAGGCTATAACAACTTATCCAACTTTAGTAATGCCTTTAAAACCAGATTTGGTATAAATCCAACTCAGGTTTAA
- a CDS encoding metallophosphoesterase — protein sequence MIKKIIILIIVSLTTFPAFCQSIKNTNGVQNKFSDGPYIFIEKNKLIEKSVIKGQVFSKTLEANVYNTIFHPEKAVYNKIKKIAALSDIHGQYDLAVEILKNNKIIDKKLNWNFGKGHLVIVGDIFDRGDKVNEMLWLIYKLEKQAKIKGGRVHFLLGNHEYMILHEDLRYINEKYQSTSKLLNVEYNELYGKNTLIGRWLRSKSTILKINNNVFVHGGISKDFLAINDFNIKNINDIMRKSIDRSKKEMKATDFYKNYYGASSLIWYRGYFLDKNLKDKDVCEILHDINSEHIVVGHCSNEEVVSLFDNKIFGVDSSIKKGKYGELLLIINGKYFRGTLEGKKIRF from the coding sequence ATGATTAAAAAAATTATTATATTAATAATAGTCTCTTTAACTACATTCCCCGCATTTTGTCAAAGCATAAAGAATACTAATGGTGTTCAGAATAAATTTTCTGATGGCCCTTATATATTTATTGAAAAAAATAAATTGATTGAAAAATCAGTAATAAAGGGGCAAGTTTTTTCAAAGACTTTAGAAGCCAATGTCTATAATACAATATTTCATCCTGAAAAAGCTGTTTATAACAAAATAAAGAAAATAGCCGCTCTAAGTGATATTCATGGACAATATGACTTAGCAGTAGAAATATTAAAAAACAACAAAATAATAGATAAGAAACTAAATTGGAATTTTGGTAAAGGACATTTAGTAATTGTTGGAGATATTTTTGACAGGGGTGATAAGGTTAATGAAATGCTTTGGTTAATTTATAAGCTTGAAAAACAGGCAAAAATAAAAGGTGGTCGAGTGCATTTTTTATTAGGGAATCACGAGTATATGATTCTTCATGAAGATTTAAGGTATATAAATGAAAAATATCAATCAACTTCTAAGTTATTGAATGTAGAGTATAATGAATTATACGGAAAAAATACACTTATTGGTAGGTGGTTACGTTCAAAATCTACAATTTTAAAAATAAATAACAATGTGTTTGTACATGGTGGAATTTCAAAAGATTTCTTAGCTATAAACGATTTTAATATCAAAAACATAAATGATATTATGAGGAAATCTATAGATCGTAGCAAGAAAGAAATGAAAGCTACAGATTTTTATAAAAACTATTATGGAGCATCAAGCTTGATATGGTATCGAGGGTATTTTCTTGATAAAAATTTGAAAGATAAAGATGTTTGCGAGATCTTACATGATATAAACTCAGAACATATTGTGGTAGGGCACTGTTCAAATGAAGAAGTGGTTAGTTTGTTTGATAACAAAATTTTTGGGGTAGATTCCAGTATAAAAAAAGGGAAATATGGAGAGTTATTACTCATTATAAATGGAAAATATTTCCGAGGAACCTTAGAAGGAAAGAAAATACGATTTTAA
- a CDS encoding RHS repeat-associated core domain-containing protein, producing the protein MKKNFISIFFIVFLNTLLTPLLAQHGCIKVVNGTLNFDGTNHQTLRVVINKNPENCVGSSLGIGRHPSWLSIQQHEDYIDVSCVPNTSGTCRTAEVFFNDGTDNPHIPPSPRGSIRVIQTTSGEENLNWIQSEQRDINGKVIAKARNYFNVLGKSTQSQSVDIKTGKTWVSQTMYDSHGRPALQSLSAPSAACTSNGFQYVNGFIRNEGGAYFTKYNFENNPENPSEVGSFDNSVGWYYSESNNTEPYQDKTTRPYSRTIYSELNPGAILKTIGGNQINGEWKNGYSFSMPAGQELSQHVAFNDPKYNTQKIVKTVTRDVHGIENVVFTDTDGNTLATARSGNEEGNPNNTRTSTISIGTQGFVDIHIPVGRKGISFSGNQGNIIEIYDLITEKRVGIKEEYFLPPGFYRIAVSNPDTYTAGNISVTYPENYYDYSLNEYDTTGRLVASYQPLRDGNQNKLKSEFRYNSLGQLEYTKSPDEGDAWFKYRKDGQIRFSQNSKQKEQNQMSYTSYDQRGRPIESGVYTSPKPLNFSQLNPDGLVPAGFRSEKHITVYDKADNQGLVAAFGDDFRRNIYNAQQFLAGNVAKTYTENPKTTTTWYNYDIYGRVVWIAQKIEGLEGVKTIDYEYDAITGLVNKVIYQKMFLSEQFVHRYTYDPDNYKLVKVETSLDNKTYTEHANYEYYETGALKSIDLAEGLQGIDYVYNLNGALKSINHPSLSKDKDPGGDANDLFGMNIHYYNGDYLRNTPKPIPNISNGIDQYNGNIKAITSNTNRPNEVSQPNTYVYKYNRNNWLTDARYNYQGNFESNYNAIENYATIIDTGNSENHRATKKIKWLPGFKAVEGSYVNAKIVDSDTGKADYDVSNITYDANGNIQSLRRNKNKENGSNAMDQLSYAYKTDQPNQLLRVDDAVTENTNANDIKDQHGENYKYNAIGQLIEDHEHVTPENPDDIIRYSYTASGLVSEVTRKNQPLVKFFYDDRGHRVRKEAYSQSGNSTITYYVRDASGTPMGIYNYLNSEVSGERGAPPTLVENTIYGASRLGVYKRNTNGEDINLYQLTDHLGNVRAVVGKTSSGQAIGLSSATDYYPFGMAMPKRTVNGAEKYRYTYQGQEKDPKTGKEAFQLRLWDGRIGRWLTTDPYGEFSSPYLGMANNPITATDPNGGCTSCFNFNTLQAIGDAAFIYGEGGFLHSDYFLDEVFITNKTPNSDFKAWKHAPFISFGTTPPTSIAQIQYTFTPTSGHPVWGTGGGTDEMGRKLGPNGELYDPIYTDELLIPGGGGGSFRVLGNGSTYSLIKRGIQGIQTGLGAQGHYDTIKTKLAPYEFNAAFITKEFIVRLDTRTIDSTQTTIWLHGSKKQLNYIRDSINSAHNKARKEALNYFTY; encoded by the coding sequence ATGAAAAAGAATTTTATATCTATTTTTTTTATAGTATTTCTCAATACTTTGCTCACTCCCTTGTTAGCACAACACGGTTGTATAAAAGTAGTTAATGGAACCCTAAATTTTGATGGTACTAATCATCAAACATTACGAGTAGTTATTAACAAAAATCCTGAAAATTGTGTTGGTAGTTCATTAGGCATTGGTAGACACCCTTCATGGCTTAGCATTCAGCAACATGAAGACTATATTGATGTTAGTTGCGTGCCTAATACTTCAGGAACTTGTAGAACCGCTGAAGTATTTTTTAATGATGGTACGGATAACCCACATATTCCTCCTTCTCCAAGAGGAAGTATTAGAGTTATACAAACTACTTCAGGAGAAGAAAACTTAAACTGGATTCAAAGTGAGCAACGAGACATTAATGGAAAAGTAATTGCCAAAGCTCGTAATTATTTCAATGTACTAGGAAAAAGTACTCAATCTCAAAGTGTAGATATTAAAACGGGAAAAACTTGGGTTTCACAAACCATGTATGATTCTCACGGAAGACCTGCTCTCCAAAGTTTAAGCGCTCCCTCTGCGGCTTGTACCAGTAATGGTTTTCAATATGTAAATGGTTTTATTAGAAATGAAGGTGGTGCTTATTTTACTAAATACAATTTTGAAAATAATCCTGAAAATCCTTCCGAAGTTGGTAGTTTTGACAATTCTGTTGGCTGGTATTATAGTGAAAGTAACAATACCGAGCCCTACCAAGATAAAACCACCCGACCATATTCACGTACTATTTATAGTGAGTTAAACCCTGGTGCTATTTTAAAAACAATTGGTGGTAATCAAATAAATGGCGAGTGGAAAAATGGGTATTCTTTTTCCATGCCTGCTGGTCAAGAACTTTCACAACATGTTGCTTTTAATGATCCCAAATACAATACACAGAAAATTGTTAAAACTGTTACTAGAGATGTACACGGAATAGAAAATGTAGTCTTTACAGATACAGATGGAAACACTTTAGCAACTGCAAGAAGCGGAAATGAAGAAGGCAATCCAAATAATACGCGTACCTCAACCATTTCTATTGGCACACAAGGATTTGTTGATATTCATATTCCTGTGGGGAGAAAAGGTATTTCTTTTTCAGGGAATCAAGGAAACATTATAGAAATTTATGATTTGATTACAGAAAAAAGAGTTGGTATTAAAGAGGAATACTTTTTACCTCCTGGTTTTTATCGAATTGCCGTAAGTAATCCTGATACCTACACAGCAGGAAATATTTCCGTAACCTATCCTGAAAACTATTATGATTATAGTTTAAATGAATATGATACTACTGGACGTTTAGTTGCTTCTTACCAACCTTTACGAGACGGAAATCAAAACAAATTAAAAAGCGAATTTCGTTACAACTCTTTAGGGCAGCTAGAATACACTAAAAGCCCTGATGAAGGAGATGCTTGGTTTAAATACCGTAAAGATGGGCAAATACGTTTTTCACAAAACAGCAAGCAAAAGGAACAAAATCAAATGTCTTATACCAGTTACGATCAAAGAGGAAGACCTATTGAAAGTGGTGTTTACACCTCGCCAAAACCTTTAAATTTTTCACAATTGAATCCTGATGGACTGGTTCCTGCTGGTTTTCGTTCTGAAAAACATATTACCGTATATGACAAAGCTGATAATCAAGGTTTGGTTGCTGCTTTTGGGGATGACTTTAGAAGAAATATTTACAATGCGCAACAGTTTCTAGCTGGTAATGTGGCTAAAACCTACACGGAAAACCCAAAAACTACTACAACTTGGTATAATTATGATATTTATGGACGTGTAGTATGGATAGCTCAAAAGATAGAAGGATTAGAGGGAGTGAAAACTATTGATTATGAATACGATGCAATTACTGGTTTGGTAAACAAAGTTATCTATCAAAAAATGTTTTTATCAGAACAATTTGTACATCGTTACACCTATGATCCTGATAATTACAAACTGGTTAAAGTAGAAACTTCTTTAGACAATAAAACCTATACTGAACATGCTAATTATGAATACTATGAAACGGGTGCTTTAAAGAGTATTGATTTAGCAGAAGGCTTACAAGGTATTGACTATGTATACAATTTAAACGGCGCCTTAAAAAGTATCAATCATCCAAGTTTGAGTAAAGATAAAGACCCTGGTGGTGATGCTAATGATCTTTTTGGAATGAACATCCATTATTATAATGGTGATTATTTACGTAATACCCCTAAACCTATTCCAAATATAAGTAATGGTATTGATCAATATAATGGAAACATTAAAGCCATTACTAGTAATACTAATAGACCTAATGAAGTCAGTCAACCAAACACCTATGTATATAAATACAATCGAAACAATTGGCTAACTGACGCTCGTTATAACTATCAAGGTAATTTTGAGAGTAACTACAATGCTATTGAAAACTATGCAACAATTATTGATACAGGGAATTCTGAAAATCATAGAGCTACCAAAAAGATCAAGTGGCTGCCTGGTTTTAAAGCCGTAGAAGGTAGTTATGTAAATGCTAAAATTGTAGATAGCGATACTGGAAAAGCCGATTACGATGTTTCTAACATTACCTACGACGCCAATGGAAATATTCAAAGTTTACGACGTAATAAAAATAAAGAAAACGGTAGCAATGCTATGGATCAATTATCCTATGCCTACAAAACCGATCAACCCAATCAATTATTACGTGTTGATGATGCTGTTACTGAAAATACCAATGCTAATGACATTAAAGATCAGCATGGAGAAAACTATAAGTATAATGCTATTGGGCAACTCATAGAAGACCATGAACATGTAACTCCAGAAAATCCTGATGATATTATCCGTTATTCGTATACAGCTAGTGGTTTAGTATCTGAAGTCACTCGTAAAAACCAACCACTGGTAAAATTCTTTTATGATGATAGAGGACATCGTGTACGTAAAGAAGCTTATAGTCAAAGTGGAAATAGTACCATTACGTATTATGTTAGAGATGCTTCTGGAACGCCTATGGGAATTTATAATTACCTTAATTCGGAAGTTTCCGGAGAAAGAGGTGCTCCTCCAACTTTAGTCGAAAACACTATATACGGAGCAAGTCGTTTAGGAGTTTACAAACGTAATACAAATGGAGAAGACATTAACCTATACCAATTAACTGATCATTTAGGAAATGTACGTGCTGTAGTGGGAAAAACTAGCTCTGGGCAAGCTATTGGCTTATCTAGCGCTACCGATTACTATCCTTTTGGAATGGCGATGCCGAAGCGTACTGTGAATGGTGCAGAAAAATACAGATACACCTACCAAGGACAAGAAAAAGACCCTAAAACTGGTAAAGAAGCTTTTCAATTACGTTTATGGGACGGTAGAATTGGTCGATGGTTAACTACGGATCCTTATGGAGAATTTTCATCTCCGTATCTGGGAATGGCAAACAATCCAATTACCGCAACAGATCCAAATGGCGGATGCACTTCTTGTTTTAATTTTAATACACTTCAAGCAATAGGAGACGCTGCTTTTATTTATGGTGAAGGAGGTTTTTTACATTCTGATTATTTTCTAGATGAGGTTTTTATAACCAATAAAACTCCTAATTCAGACTTCAAAGCATGGAAGCATGCTCCTTTTATAAGTTTCGGAACTACTCCACCTACTAGTATTGCTCAAATACAATATACGTTTACTCCAACTTCTGGTCACCCAGTTTGGGGAACTGGAGGTGGAACTGATGAAATGGGAAGAAAACTAGGACCAAATGGTGAGCTATACGATCCTATATATACTGATGAATTATTAATCCCTGGAGGTGGAGGAGGTAGCTTCAGAGTTCTTGGGAATGGTAGTACATATTCATTAATAAAAAGAGGAATCCAAGGAATACAAACTGGATTAGGTGCTCAAGGTCATTATGATACTATTAAAACAAAACTAGCACCTTATGAATTTAACGCTGCATTCATAACAAAAGAGTTTATTGTTAGATTAGATACTAGGACTATAGATTCTACTCAAACTACTATTTGGCTTCATGGTTCAAAGAAACAACTAAACTATATAAGAGATTCAATTAACAGCGCACATAATAAAGCTAGAAAAGAAGCTTTAAACTATTTTACATATTAA
- a CDS encoding DUF2490 domain-containing protein produces the protein MKKVYLAIIITMSALSGIAQTNPENTFGAWYMYNGSHTLSNKFSLKSMAHFRFFEIGDDMQQFIGRLGANYKINTTLSATLGYAYLSTDTTYELDKGDFNEHRVYEDLNIKHKIAELGLDHRLRAEQRFFNSTTGHFIRYQLAFNYPICDKWSTYLYDEIFFDFEGEAFNQNWMGIGVKYKVSKGVKLQLGYMKIINDNHQGFDRVQIGVAINTNHQKKK, from the coding sequence ATGAAAAAAGTTTATTTAGCTATCATTATAACTATGAGTGCTTTATCTGGAATAGCGCAAACCAATCCAGAAAATACATTTGGAGCTTGGTATATGTATAATGGTTCTCATACACTTTCAAATAAGTTTAGTCTAAAATCAATGGCACATTTTCGTTTTTTTGAAATAGGAGATGATATGCAACAATTTATAGGACGTTTAGGAGCAAATTATAAAATCAATACTACCTTAAGTGCTACTTTAGGATATGCTTATTTAAGTACAGACACTACATATGAGTTAGATAAAGGAGACTTTAACGAACACAGAGTGTATGAAGATTTAAACATTAAACATAAGATTGCTGAGTTAGGACTAGACCATAGATTAAGAGCTGAACAACGCTTTTTTAATAGTACTACAGGACATTTTATACGATACCAACTAGCTTTTAACTATCCTATATGTGATAAATGGTCTACTTATTTATATGACGAAATATTTTTTGATTTTGAAGGAGAAGCATTCAACCAAAATTGGATGGGAATTGGTGTAAAGTATAAAGTATCTAAAGGTGTTAAGTTACAGTTAGGATATATGAAGATTATAAATGATAATCACCAAGGTTTTGATAGGGTTCAAATAGGCGTAGCTATTAACACTAATCATCAAAAAAAGAAGTAA
- a CDS encoding DUF4369 domain-containing protein — translation MKKTILTLIITSLIIACSSKKEGNMVVKGQIKGLKKGTLYLQKMKDTVLVTVDSVALLGNDMFVLTDNVDNPEMYYLTFNGNTNDKRLLFFGEKGEITINDKVEEFGFKPEITGSKNQEVIKKFQEINKRFTDQRLDFIKKDVEARQAKDEEAIKQLELDYKKMVRRRFLFTTNFAIANADSEASPYLALTELFDANIQLLDTINNSLTDRVKGSKYGKQLQKFVTNIKAKEQK, via the coding sequence ATGAAAAAAACAATACTTACACTTATCATCACTTCATTAATCATTGCATGTTCCTCTAAAAAAGAAGGAAACATGGTGGTTAAAGGTCAAATAAAAGGACTTAAAAAAGGAACTTTATACCTTCAAAAAATGAAGGATACAGTTTTAGTAACTGTAGACTCTGTGGCGTTATTAGGAAATGATATGTTTGTGTTAACAGATAATGTGGACAATCCAGAAATGTACTATTTAACATTTAATGGAAATACCAATGACAAACGACTGTTGTTTTTTGGAGAAAAAGGAGAAATTACAATCAATGACAAAGTAGAGGAGTTTGGGTTTAAGCCAGAGATTACAGGCTCTAAAAACCAAGAAGTAATCAAAAAATTTCAAGAAATAAACAAAAGATTCACAGATCAACGTTTAGACTTTATTAAAAAAGATGTAGAAGCAAGACAAGCGAAAGATGAAGAGGCAATAAAGCAATTAGAACTTGATTATAAAAAAATGGTAAGACGCAGATTTTTATTTACAACCAATTTTGCCATTGCCAACGCAGATAGTGAAGCTTCACCATATCTTGCATTAACTGAATTATTTGATGCCAACATACAATTGTTAGATACTATTAATAATAGTTTAACAGATAGAGTAAAAGGCTCAAAATATGGAAAGCAATTACAAAAGTTTGTAACCAATATAAAAGCAAAAGAACAAAAGTAA
- a CDS encoding heme-binding protein — MNITLEQAEEIIAKAKAKSVEIDTKMNIAVVDAGANLVAFARMNGAWLGSLDISIKKAKTARFFDMNTGTVGELSQPGGALFNIEHSNNGLITFPGGVPLKDADGNIIGAVGVSGSTVENDHIVAEAAANAILATV, encoded by the coding sequence ATGAACATTACTTTAGAACAAGCAGAAGAAATTATTGCAAAAGCCAAAGCAAAATCTGTAGAAATAGATACTAAAATGAATATTGCTGTAGTAGATGCAGGTGCTAACTTAGTAGCGTTTGCTAGAATGAATGGTGCTTGGTTAGGATCATTAGATATTTCTATTAAAAAAGCTAAAACAGCTCGTTTTTTTGATATGAACACTGGTACTGTAGGAGAATTATCTCAACCTGGTGGTGCTTTATTTAATATTGAACACTCTAACAATGGTTTAATTACCTTTCCTGGAGGTGTGCCATTAAAGGATGCTGATGGTAACATTATTGGTGCTGTTGGTGTAAGTGGTAGCACAGTAGAAAATGACCATATTGTTGCGGAAGCTGCCGCTAATGCTATTTTAGCAACCGTATAA